From Methanobacterium petrolearium:
TATTGAGACACAGGTGGGAATTTTCAAAACAGATGTGGAAATTATCAATTTGATTAACACCAAAAACATACCACATGTTTTGTTTGCAAATCGAGCCGATTTTGGCGAATATGAAATGAACACGTATGTTGAAGGCGAACTTATTATTCCAACCATTATAAAGGATGGAATTGGTATTAATGACGGTCTGAAAATTTTATTAAAACTAATCGAGAAACATGACCAAGAACCTCCCATAATTGAACATGAAGAACCACAAGAAAACCACGAACCACAAGAAAACCACGAACCACAAGAAAACCTTGAATCAATAGAAATGGAAACCCATCAAAAACCAGCGGCTGCACCACAGCCTGAAACAGAATTTTGTAAAGTAAGGTTCTTTTTCCATCCAATTGAACTGGAAAATGTGAAAAATTCCCTGAAAGAATTTGGATTTTCAAATATAACCCTAATTGAAATTAAATACCAAGACCCAGACAATGAAAAAATGGAAACATATCGTGCCAGTATTTATGAACTGGAATTACCACCAAAAATGGAAATGATGATGATTATCAAAAAAGAAGAAATTGAATATTTGGTCCGGGCTTTTGAAGCAATTAAAACTGAAAATGTGAGTGAAAAACTATTCATATCCCCTGTAGAAGAGGTAATACGAATAAGAACCACTGAAACGGGAGAAAGTGCAATTGATTAATTTTTTTAATTATTTAAAACGTAATTTTTCCCCCATATTCTTCATAATCCATCCATTATCAATCATTCTACTTCATAACTAATTATTTGGAATGTGGATCTAAATTTAGGGATCTAAATCATCCAAGTCACTAAAAGCAATATTCATACCCCCAGCAATATTCATACCCACAGACCATTATTTATATGATGTGAATTTTGGCACGTTGCATTAAGATGAATTTTATTTTTTTGTGAAGATAGTGTAATACTGTGACGCGAATGGATGTGAAACTGGTACAATTGGTTGTTTAACTTTTCACTCCAAAGTCATTTTATGAACTTAACCCAGTTATTCATGCATATATCAAGGTTATAATGGGCGATATAGGGAGATTTATATGGTATAGTTAATTCTGAGTGAGTTATAGGTGATTATATGGAAATTAAAAAAATTTTGATGCTGGGAAACTCCGGTGCTGGTAAAAAAACTGCCCTTAAACATATGTGTAATAATTTGAAAAAAACTGCTTCTGCAAGTTATGGAAAGACCATCATAAATAATAAAAAACTCCAAATATTCAGCCCCTCTAGAGCAGACAGATTTGAGTTTATGGGAGACGTTTTATCCAAAAACATGGATGGAGCTATCATATTTATTGACAACACCCATGGAATTACTAACACCTGCACCGAAATGATAAATTTTGTTGAAGAAAAAAACGTACCTTACGTAATATTTGCCAATAAACAGGATTTAACTAATGAACCATTAAAAAATCACCCCAATGTTCCCATACTCCCAACTGAGGCAATCTCAGGTAAAGGACTTTTACATGGTCTTAACACATTACTCGAAATTATGGAATCTTATAACAAAAAAAGAAAGATTGAAGTTATCTACTGTTGATTATACACCAATTATTCCTTTTTTTAATTAAAATTCAAACATAATTAAAGATAAAAATAACATAACTCTTCTCGAATGCAAGGCCAGCATCCATGAAAATAACCTACATGTTGAAAAGGATACCAAAGAGGAACAAACTATGAACAAAATAAAAAACCAGGAAAAGTGCTGGGATGAATTAGCAGAAGTAAAAGAGTTTCCCACACCATTCCAAATGGAAGAATTTGAAAAACACACCTCTCACCGAATGAAAATACTGGATGTGGGTTGTGGTTACGGCAGAATATTAAATGAACTTTATAATAATGGTTTTAAGAATTTAACTGGTGTTGACTTCTCTGAAAAAATGATAAAAAGAGGATCAAAGTTATATCCTTATTTAAATCTTGTTAAGAATGATGGAGAAAAATTACCATTTCCTGATGATGAATTTGATGCTGTTACCCTTGTTGGAGTTCTCACCAGTAATTTTCAGACTGGAGAACAGGAAAACTTGATAAGAGAGATAACACGAGTACTCACAACTAGAGGTGTTTTGTATGTCAGTGATTTTCTTTTAAACGATGATCAGAGAAATCTCGAACGTTATCATAAATATGAAGATAAATATGGAGTATATGGGGTTTTTGAACTCCCTGAAGGATTAATTCTGAGACATCATACCATGAAACATATATCAAAACTAACTGAAGAATATGAAGAATTAATATTTGAAAAAACAATTTTTAAAACGATGAATGGCAATATTTCCAATGGTTTTTACTACGTGGGACGGAAAAAGTGAAGAATGATAGTTATTATTTGACCGATATTTTGAAAAATAAGCTATTGATAAAAAAGGTAATAAAGATTTGGAATGCTTAAAGATCCAGTGTCTTAAAAAAATTTTTTACCTCATAAAGAGAGTTAAAAGTCTTTGCGGTTAATTTTTCAATCTCTTTTGATGGTTTTTTAGCATCAGATACCAGTAAAGGAATCATATTTGCCTTTGAAGCAGCTATAATGCCATTAAGTGAGTCTTCCAGAACCACACATTCATCTGTTTTGCAATTCATTTTTCTAGCTGCAGCTAGAAATATTTCTGGTTCGGGTTTACCATTGGAAACTTCATCTCCACATATTATAATATCGAATTTATCTTTAACCCCGGCAGAACACAATAAACGTTCTGTTCTTTCCCTTTCTGTGGATGTGGCCACTGCCTTAAATACTGTTTTCTCATCCAAAAATTCAATCAATTCATAAAGCCCGTTTTTTACAGGAACCCCATTTTCGTTTATATGATCGTTGGTATACTTTAACCTTAAACTCCTAATATCATAATAAGGGAAATTATTCCCTAAATGTTTCTTAAACACCTTTTTTGCACCGTGGATATCTAGACCAAATGATTCTGTGACAATTGACTCAGAAATGTCAATACCCTGACTTTTTCCAGCTTTTATCCAGGTTTGTATTCCCAAAGTCTGTGTGTCAAACATCAATCCATCCATATCAAATAGGATAAGAGAAATCTTGTTTTTTATTTCCATTTTTTCCCTCAAAAAACGTGTTAATTATTGTTGTTCTGGTTTTTTATCATTACTTTCTTTAACATCATTAATATCAGTAATAGATTAATTGTCAAACTGTTTCATAGCAATTTTAGATGCTTTGCTAATTTCTGAATTTTGATGATGGGATAACTCCAATAGTAAGTTCATTATTTGAGAATTTCCAACTCTAATTTGGCCTAAACTACGCACTGATTCCCAGATGATCGGGAAATCATCCTCATTTTCCATGGCATGTTCTATCACCGCCAATAGGGGGCCGGTGGCATCTTCACAATTTCGAAACCCGCCTAAAGCCCTGACTATTTTCCATGAAGTAAGTTTGTCATGCTTCTCCAAGGAGGATTGGAAAAGACTAATTAAGGATTTTAACCCCCTTTCATCATTGGTTTTGGCTGCTATTCCCCCCACTGCATCTATGGCCTGTTGGACTTTAAAACTGTTTTCATCTTTGAATATTTTTATAAGGGGAAGAGTTGCTGGTTTCCCTATTTTAACCAGTGTTCTAGCTGCCATGTCCCTAGCCAGGGGGTAACTTTTCTTGTTGAAATATTTCTGGGGAAGTTGAGTTTCCTGATTATTTCCAATTTCACCTAAAATGTCTATTAACGGAGTAATTGAAGGTTCCCCTATTTCGGATAATGCTCTTGAAATTGCAATTCGAGAATACAATGCTTTTTCCTGCTTTAACGCAGAAGTAAGAGGTATCACAGCTTTTATAATCTGTTTTTTTCCCAGGAGGGTTGCAGAAATAGTCCTTTTTTGGGGATGATCATCATTCAATAACTCAATTAAATGGTTGTCAGGAGAGTTAGAATAGGGTTTTAGATCTTCTGGTGTGATTTGTCCCCTTTTTTCTCGATTCCTCCTCTTAATTTCATCCGAACTCATTTAATCCTGTCCTTAATCCCTATTTTTATAATATGTTTTGGATAAGGGAATTTATTTTTTTGATTATACACCTATTTTAAGTTTATAAAATCCATATATAATATCGTTTCATGCCAATATCACCTACAAATAAATTTGTAAAAAAAAACCTTGCGACGGTGATTTATATGGGAACCCCACTTAACTCTAATGGTCTTATTCCAATTTATTTCATTGATTCTAATGAGATTAAACTGGTTGAAAAAATTGTTAAGACTGATGAAGAGTGGAAGAAGATTTTGAGTCCAGAACAATTTAATGTTGCCCGAAAAAATGGGACTGAACTTGCTTTCACTGGTAAGTATCATAATTGCCATGAAGACGGAATTTATCAGTGTGTATGCTGTGGTACTGATCTTTTCAATTCACAGGCTAAATTTGATTCTGGAACTGGATGGCCCAGTTTCTGGGAACCTGTTGCAGAAGAAAATGTTAAAACTAAAACAGACCGTAGTTTATTCATGGTGCGTACTGAGGTGCTTTGCGCCCGCTGTGATTCTCATCTAGGTCATGTTTTTGATGATGGCCCACCACCCACTGGCTTGCGTTTTTGTATGAATTCAGCTTCCCTTAATCTGGTTAAAAAATGAAATTCGCTTAAGAATATCATGAATAATTTGGACATAACAATTGAAAGACCTGATTGTTGAAAACTACAAATTAATGGTGAGATCTAAGCAGGAATATTATTTGAAAATTTAATAGTTCTCACCTGCTCACCTAAAATCTTTATAAAAAAGCAATTTAATTGATATGATAATATGATGGGTAAGAAGACTTACCTTAAAAAACTGACTTCTAAATTTCAGATACCCTCAGTTGACGTAGGTAAACAGTTGGATGGAAGCACACCTCCATCAGTGTTCATAGGTAGTTGGAACTATCCCAAAGTATATGCCGGACCCATGATATCATCTGTATCTGGAGATACCACCATAATGGACACTCCTGAAGCATGGATTCCTGGAAACAAAAGCCAGGAAGACATTATTTCTTATCGTATGAGTTTGGTTAGGGGTAAGAACATGTTGGGAGTCACTGATCTGGATAACAGAATGGTAGAAAAGCTTCAAAATATTTCCCTAGCTTCCAGTTCCATTGACAGTGAAGCAGAATTCTGGAAAAAACCACGAGGAGTTTCATTCAGTGAATATCAGGCCCCACATGGTCCAAGCGCAATCCTGGAAAAGTTTGAAATTGACAACGTCCGCTGGGACCGGGAACTAGAGAAGGCATACTATGATACTGATTTAAAGGCCAAAGAAGCACTCATAGATCTACACCAAAAAGACGTGCCCTTTTCCCATATTCAAAAAGCCTTTTCAGTGGGCACTATGGGTGTGGATAAACGCAGGCGCCTGGTTCCCACCCGCTGGTCAATAACTGCCTGTGATAGTACCATAGCTGATGAATTACTACGAGAAGTAAAACACCATGATCCTTTGGATGTCCATCGTGTATATGAATTCCAAAGCCTCTCAAATTACTACGCAGTGCTCTTACTCCCCACAGCATGGCAATATGAGTGGATGGAAGCATTTCTTGAAGTTTTAGGGAGAGAAAAAATGATATTCTCCGATTACGAACATTACCCTGGCAAAAAAGAATACTCAAGGGTGGGAGGATGTTATTACACTTGCAAAATGGCAGTATTGGAATCTTTAGCACAACAAAAAATCCAGGCAGGAGTAATAG
This genomic window contains:
- a CDS encoding GTP-binding protein; protein product: MEIKKILMLGNSGAGKKTALKHMCNNLKKTASASYGKTIINNKKLQIFSPSRADRFEFMGDVLSKNMDGAIIFIDNTHGITNTCTEMINFVEEKNVPYVIFANKQDLTNEPLKNHPNVPILPTEAISGKGLLHGLNTLLEIMESYNKKRKIEVIYC
- a CDS encoding P-II family nitrogen regulator, translated to MTELENESLINVKKIVIFSNYNSTHEQSEELLNYFNENIIMEEKIELSIFNYRKIQIDGQNNYLFNIPGHQEFISIKQALSGDVDGVIIFIETQVGIFKTDVEIINLINTKNIPHVLFANRADFGEYEMNTYVEGELIIPTIIKDGIGINDGLKILLKLIEKHDQEPPIIEHEEPQENHEPQENHEPQENLESIEMETHQKPAAAPQPETEFCKVRFFFHPIELENVKNSLKEFGFSNITLIEIKYQDPDNEKMETYRASIYELELPPKMEMMMIIKKEEIEYLVRAFEAIKTENVSEKLFISPVEEVIRIRTTETGESAID
- a CDS encoding class I SAM-dependent methyltransferase, yielding MNKIKNQEKCWDELAEVKEFPTPFQMEEFEKHTSHRMKILDVGCGYGRILNELYNNGFKNLTGVDFSEKMIKRGSKLYPYLNLVKNDGEKLPFPDDEFDAVTLVGVLTSNFQTGEQENLIREITRVLTTRGVLYVSDFLLNDDQRNLERYHKYEDKYGVYGVFELPEGLILRHHTMKHISKLTEEYEELIFEKTIFKTMNGNISNGFYYVGRKK
- a CDS encoding Nre family DNA repair protein — protein: MMGKKTYLKKLTSKFQIPSVDVGKQLDGSTPPSVFIGSWNYPKVYAGPMISSVSGDTTIMDTPEAWIPGNKSQEDIISYRMSLVRGKNMLGVTDLDNRMVEKLQNISLASSSIDSEAEFWKKPRGVSFSEYQAPHGPSAILEKFEIDNVRWDRELEKAYYDTDLKAKEALIDLHQKDVPFSHIQKAFSVGTMGVDKRRRLVPTRWSITACDSTIADELLREVKHHDPLDVHRVYEFQSLSNYYAVLLLPTAWQYEWMEAFLEVLGREKMIFSDYEHYPGKKEYSRVGGCYYTCKMAVLESLAQQKIQAGVIVLREAYSGYIPLGVFNVRENVRNAMLQPYHEFEDMKSALAYIDTKLKLSVDSFIKRSDLLQDILLSRQTTLDSYFAK
- the msrB gene encoding peptide-methionine (R)-S-oxide reductase MsrB is translated as MGTPLNSNGLIPIYFIDSNEIKLVEKIVKTDEEWKKILSPEQFNVARKNGTELAFTGKYHNCHEDGIYQCVCCGTDLFNSQAKFDSGTGWPSFWEPVAEENVKTKTDRSLFMVRTEVLCARCDSHLGHVFDDGPPPTGLRFCMNSASLNLVKK
- a CDS encoding HEAT repeat domain-containing protein, with product MSSDEIKRRNREKRGQITPEDLKPYSNSPDNHLIELLNDDHPQKRTISATLLGKKQIIKAVIPLTSALKQEKALYSRIAISRALSEIGEPSITPLIDILGEIGNNQETQLPQKYFNKKSYPLARDMAARTLVKIGKPATLPLIKIFKDENSFKVQQAIDAVGGIAAKTNDERGLKSLISLFQSSLEKHDKLTSWKIVRALGGFRNCEDATGPLLAVIEHAMENEDDFPIIWESVRSLGQIRVGNSQIMNLLLELSHHQNSEISKASKIAMKQFDN
- a CDS encoding HAD family hydrolase, which translates into the protein MEIKNKISLILFDMDGLMFDTQTLGIQTWIKAGKSQGIDISESIVTESFGLDIHGAKKVFKKHLGNNFPYYDIRSLRLKYTNDHINENGVPVKNGLYELIEFLDEKTVFKAVATSTERERTERLLCSAGVKDKFDIIICGDEVSNGKPEPEIFLAAARKMNCKTDECVVLEDSLNGIIAASKANMIPLLVSDAKKPSKEIEKLTAKTFNSLYEVKNFFKTLDL